From one Burkholderia pyrrocinia genomic stretch:
- a CDS encoding cation:proton antiporter has product MPHDVSLIALLAAGFGLAMIFGYFASLLKMPPLVGYLLAGIVIGPGTPGFVGDLSLAQQLAEVGVMLLMFGVGLHFSLGDLLAVRKIALPGAVVQITVATLLGGGLALTWGWSLGAALVFGLALSVASTVVLLRALEGRGLVETVNGRIAVGWLVVEDLVMVLVLVLLPPVAGLLGGTPPGDAQAAGGSLWGTLGVTMLKVAAFIALMLVVGKRVFPRILWLVARTGSRELFTLCMIAAAVGIAFGAAKLFDVSFALGAFFAGMMMRESEFSRRAADETLPLRDAFSVLFFISVGMLFDPKVLVDEPLHVIEVAAIVLVGKTLAAVALVIAFRYPLNTALTVGAGLAQIGEFSFILAGLGRALGLLSAEGQSLILAVALISIAMNTLLFAMIDPALAWIRKHSAFARKLEARDDPLAALPMSTPQTHLTGQVVIVGYGKVGTRIAHALDERGIAYVVVEQNRELVEKLRADGIAAVSGDAIEPIVLVQAHIARAGMLVVTLPDVFDVRQIVEISRTLNPTLEVVLCTNSGDEAALLSSEGIGTVFMGETELARGMTEHVLGRMAKPVAAAAH; this is encoded by the coding sequence ATGCCCCATGACGTCAGCCTGATTGCGTTGCTCGCGGCCGGTTTCGGTCTCGCGATGATTTTCGGTTACTTCGCGTCGCTGCTGAAAATGCCGCCGCTCGTCGGCTATCTGCTCGCCGGGATCGTGATCGGCCCCGGCACGCCCGGTTTCGTCGGCGACCTGTCGCTCGCGCAGCAACTCGCCGAAGTCGGCGTGATGCTGCTGATGTTCGGCGTCGGCCTGCATTTCTCGCTCGGCGACCTGCTCGCGGTGCGCAAGATCGCGCTACCGGGCGCCGTCGTACAGATTACCGTCGCGACGCTGCTCGGCGGCGGGCTCGCGCTCACGTGGGGCTGGAGCCTCGGGGCGGCGCTCGTGTTCGGGCTCGCGCTGTCGGTCGCGAGTACCGTCGTGTTGCTGCGCGCGCTCGAAGGGCGCGGGCTCGTCGAGACGGTCAACGGGCGCATCGCGGTCGGCTGGCTCGTCGTCGAGGATCTCGTGATGGTGCTGGTGCTCGTGCTCCTGCCGCCCGTCGCGGGGCTGCTCGGCGGCACGCCGCCCGGCGACGCGCAGGCGGCCGGCGGCAGCCTGTGGGGCACGCTCGGCGTGACGATGCTGAAGGTCGCGGCGTTCATCGCGCTGATGCTCGTGGTCGGCAAGCGCGTATTCCCGCGCATTTTGTGGCTCGTCGCGCGCACGGGTTCGCGCGAGCTGTTCACGCTGTGCATGATCGCGGCCGCGGTCGGCATCGCATTCGGCGCGGCGAAGCTGTTCGACGTGTCGTTCGCGCTCGGCGCGTTCTTCGCCGGGATGATGATGCGCGAGTCGGAATTCAGCCGGCGCGCGGCCGACGAGACGCTGCCGCTGCGCGACGCGTTCTCGGTGCTGTTCTTCATCTCGGTCGGGATGCTGTTCGACCCGAAGGTGCTGGTCGACGAGCCGCTGCACGTGATCGAGGTCGCGGCGATCGTGCTGGTCGGCAAGACGCTCGCGGCGGTCGCGCTCGTGATCGCGTTCCGCTATCCGCTGAATACCGCGCTGACGGTCGGCGCGGGCCTCGCGCAGATCGGCGAATTCTCGTTCATCCTCGCGGGGCTCGGCCGTGCGCTCGGGCTGCTGTCGGCCGAGGGGCAGAGCCTGATCCTGGCGGTTGCGCTGATCTCGATCGCGATGAACACGCTGCTGTTCGCGATGATCGATCCGGCGCTCGCGTGGATCCGCAAGCATTCGGCGTTCGCGCGCAAGCTCGAGGCGCGCGACGATCCGCTCGCCGCGCTGCCGATGTCGACGCCGCAGACGCACCTGACCGGGCAGGTCGTGATCGTCGGCTACGGCAAGGTCGGCACGCGGATCGCGCATGCGCTGGACGAGCGCGGGATCGCGTATGTCGTCGTCGAGCAGAATCGCGAGCTCGTCGAGAAGCTGCGTGCGGACGGCATCGCGGCCGTGTCGGGCGACGCGATCGAGCCGATCGTGCTCGTGCAGGCGCATATCGCGCGTGCAGGGATGCTGGTCGTCACGCTGCCCGACGTGTTCGACGTGCGGCAGATCGTCGAGATCTCGCGCACGCTCAACCCGACGCTCGAGGTCGTGCTGTGCACGAACAGCGGCGACGAGGCCGCG
- a CDS encoding cytochrome c, with product MNRTMNHNAARRVSPVRRALAAGAAWAAFGLAGTAAFAQPAAAPAAASGPTAAPVAQSADANLVKRGEYLARAGDCIACHTASGGKPFAGGLKFDTPIGGIYSTNITPDPKTGLGGWTFDDFTRAVREGVRKNGDTMYPAMPFPSYARLTDDDMMALYAYFMHGVAPVEHENRTVDIVWPLSMRWPLGIWRKMFAPSPKPFDAAPYTDPVVARGAYLVQGLGHCGACHTPRAPTMQERGLTDADGPDFLAGGAAIDGWVPTSLRGELRTGLGTWTETEIVQFLKTGRTLRTAAFGGMTDVVGHSMQHMTDDDLNAIARYLKTLPPRVQGEQPHVYDAAAAKALQTGDASRPGAAVYRDNCMACHRSDGHGYTRVFPALAGNPVVQGGDPTSLIHVVLEGSALQGTRTAPSTFTMPPFGWRLSDQDVADVSNFVRTSWGNTGAPVTAAQVAKVRKSVPSTRPEPPPGARFPQASR from the coding sequence ATGAACAGGACGATGAACCACAACGCCGCGCGCCGCGTTTCCCCGGTGCGGCGCGCGCTGGCGGCCGGCGCGGCCTGGGCCGCATTCGGCCTCGCGGGCACCGCGGCTTTCGCGCAACCGGCGGCAGCGCCCGCGGCGGCTTCCGGCCCGACCGCCGCGCCCGTGGCCCAATCCGCCGACGCGAACCTCGTCAAGCGCGGCGAATACCTGGCCCGCGCGGGCGACTGCATCGCGTGCCACACGGCGAGCGGCGGCAAGCCGTTCGCGGGCGGGCTGAAGTTCGACACGCCGATCGGCGGCATCTATTCGACGAACATCACGCCGGACCCGAAAACGGGCCTCGGCGGCTGGACGTTCGACGACTTCACCCGCGCGGTGCGCGAGGGCGTGCGCAAGAACGGCGACACGATGTATCCGGCCATGCCGTTCCCGTCCTATGCGCGCCTCACCGACGACGACATGATGGCGCTGTACGCGTACTTCATGCACGGCGTCGCGCCCGTCGAGCACGAGAACCGCACGGTCGACATCGTGTGGCCGCTGTCGATGCGCTGGCCGCTCGGGATCTGGCGCAAGATGTTCGCGCCGTCGCCGAAGCCGTTCGACGCGGCGCCGTACACCGACCCGGTGGTCGCGCGCGGCGCGTATCTCGTGCAGGGGCTCGGCCACTGCGGCGCGTGTCACACGCCGCGCGCGCCGACGATGCAGGAGCGCGGGCTGACCGACGCGGATGGCCCGGACTTCCTGGCCGGCGGCGCGGCGATCGACGGCTGGGTGCCGACGAGCCTGCGCGGCGAGCTGCGCACCGGGCTCGGCACGTGGACGGAAACCGAGATCGTGCAGTTCCTGAAGACCGGCCGCACGCTGCGCACGGCCGCGTTCGGCGGGATGACGGACGTGGTCGGCCACAGCATGCAGCACATGACCGACGACGACCTGAATGCGATCGCGCGCTACCTGAAGACGCTGCCGCCGCGCGTGCAGGGCGAGCAGCCGCACGTGTACGACGCGGCCGCCGCGAAGGCGCTGCAGACCGGCGACGCGAGCAGGCCGGGCGCGGCCGTCTATCGCGACAACTGCATGGCGTGCCACCGCAGCGACGGCCACGGCTACACGCGCGTGTTCCCCGCGCTCGCCGGCAACCCGGTCGTGCAGGGCGGCGATCCGACGTCGCTGATCCACGTCGTGCTGGAAGGCAGTGCGCTGCAGGGCACGCGCACCGCGCCGTCGACCTTCACGATGCCGCCGTTCGGCTGGCGCCTGTCGGACCAGGACGTCGCGGACGTGTCGAACTTCGTGCGCACGAGCTGGGGCAATACGGGCGCGCCGGTGACGGCCGCGCAGGTCGCGAAGGTGCGCAAGAGCGTGCCGTCGACCCGGCCCGAACCGCCGCCGGGCGCGCGGTTCCCGCAAGCGTCGCGCTGA
- a CDS encoding GMC family oxidoreductase yields MAADNKPHVDAVIVGFGWTGAILAKELTEAGLKVVALERGEYRDTYPDGAYPNTIDELTYNIRKKLFLDLSKTTVSIRHGVQDTALPYRQLAAFLPGEGVGGAGLHWSGVHFRITPEELRLRSHYEERYGKKFIPEGMTIQDTGVSYDELEPHFDFAEKVFGTSGQAYKVGGKVVGDGNVFEANRSNDFPLPAQLNTYSAQRFFDAAQSLGLHPYRLPSANTSGPYTNPYGVQMGPCNFCGYCSGYACYMYSKASPNLNILPALKQAPNFELRSKCHVLRVDLDDTKKRATGVTYVDPAGREVHQPADLVIVAAFQYHNVHLLLLSGIGKPYDPISGEGVVGRNFAYQNLSTIKAFFDKDTYTNPFIGAGGNGVAVDDFNADNFDHGPLGFVGGSPLWVNQAGVKPVSGIATPPGTPQWGSAWKKAVKDNYAHTISMDAHGTNMSYRDVYLDLDPTYRDSYGQPLLRMTFDWKDNDIRMAQYVTGQMKKIAEAMGPKAIGVSTREFGKHFDSRAYQTTHLVGGAIMGTDPKTSVLNRYLQCWDVHNVFVMGASALPQGIGYNPTGIIAALAYWSARAIREQYLKNPAPLVTA; encoded by the coding sequence ATGGCCGCAGATAACAAGCCGCATGTCGATGCGGTGATCGTCGGCTTCGGCTGGACCGGCGCGATTCTCGCGAAGGAACTGACCGAAGCGGGCTTGAAGGTCGTCGCGCTCGAGCGCGGCGAGTATCGCGACACCTATCCGGACGGCGCGTATCCGAACACGATCGACGAGCTGACCTACAACATCCGCAAGAAGCTGTTCCTCGACCTGTCGAAGACGACCGTGTCGATCCGCCACGGCGTGCAGGACACCGCGCTGCCGTATCGGCAGCTCGCCGCGTTCCTGCCGGGCGAGGGCGTCGGCGGCGCGGGGCTGCACTGGTCGGGCGTGCATTTCCGGATCACGCCGGAAGAGCTGCGCCTGCGCAGCCACTATGAAGAGCGCTACGGCAAGAAGTTCATCCCCGAAGGGATGACGATCCAGGATACCGGCGTCAGCTACGACGAGCTCGAGCCGCATTTCGATTTCGCCGAGAAGGTGTTCGGCACGTCGGGGCAGGCGTACAAGGTCGGCGGCAAGGTGGTCGGCGACGGCAACGTGTTCGAAGCGAACCGCAGCAACGATTTCCCGTTGCCCGCGCAGCTCAATACCTATTCGGCGCAGCGCTTCTTCGATGCGGCGCAGTCGCTAGGCCTGCATCCGTACCGGTTGCCGTCGGCGAACACGTCGGGGCCGTACACGAACCCGTACGGCGTGCAGATGGGCCCGTGCAATTTCTGCGGCTACTGCAGCGGCTACGCGTGCTACATGTACTCGAAGGCGTCGCCGAACCTGAACATCCTGCCCGCGCTGAAGCAGGCGCCGAACTTCGAGCTGCGCTCGAAGTGCCACGTGCTGCGCGTCGACCTCGACGATACGAAGAAACGCGCGACGGGCGTCACCTACGTCGACCCGGCCGGGCGCGAAGTGCACCAGCCGGCCGATCTCGTGATCGTGGCCGCGTTCCAGTATCACAACGTGCACCTGCTGCTGCTGTCGGGCATCGGCAAGCCGTACGACCCGATCTCCGGCGAAGGCGTCGTGGGCCGCAATTTCGCGTACCAGAACCTGTCGACGATCAAGGCGTTCTTCGACAAGGACACCTACACGAATCCGTTCATCGGCGCGGGCGGCAACGGCGTCGCGGTGGACGATTTCAACGCGGACAACTTCGATCACGGGCCGCTCGGTTTCGTCGGCGGCTCGCCGCTGTGGGTGAACCAGGCCGGCGTGAAGCCGGTCAGCGGCATCGCGACGCCGCCCGGCACGCCGCAGTGGGGCTCGGCGTGGAAGAAGGCGGTCAAGGACAACTACGCGCACACGATCTCGATGGACGCGCACGGCACCAACATGTCGTACCGCGACGTCTATCTCGACCTCGATCCGACCTATCGCGATTCGTACGGCCAGCCGCTGTTGCGGATGACCTTCGACTGGAAGGACAACGACATCAGGATGGCGCAGTACGTGACCGGGCAGATGAAGAAGATCGCGGAAGCGATGGGGCCGAAGGCGATCGGCGTGTCGACGCGCGAGTTCGGCAAGCATTTCGACTCGCGCGCGTACCAGACGACCCACCTCGTCGGCGGCGCGATCATGGGCACCGACCCGAAGACGAGCGTGCTGAACCGCTACCTGCAGTGCTGGGACGTGCACAACGTGTTCGTGATGGGCGCCTCGGCGCTGCCGCAGGGCATCGGCTACAACCCGACCGGGATCATCGCGGCGCTGGCCTACTGGTCGGCACGCGCGATCCGCGAGCAATACCTGAAGAATCCCGCCCCGCTGGTGACCGCATGA
- a CDS encoding gluconate 2-dehydrogenase subunit 3 family protein, with translation MSTPPDKPNSRRRFLRTSVALVPIASVAGCDLRSSSPSATTAGNALAASAGAERAPYKPTFFDAKEWAFVQAAVDRLIPADAEGPGALESGVPEFIDRQMETPYAHGATWYMQGPFQQGVPELGYQLKLVPRDIYRLGIVAVNRYCEKAHGKAFAELDAPTRDTVLGALEKGGAQIDDVPPGVFFGQLLQNTREGYFCDPVHGGNRDMAAWKMIGFPGARADFMDFVNQNGKPYPYGPVSINGERT, from the coding sequence ATGTCCACGCCACCTGACAAACCCAACTCGCGTCGCCGCTTCCTGCGCACGTCGGTCGCGCTCGTGCCGATCGCGTCGGTCGCCGGCTGCGACCTGCGCTCGTCGTCGCCATCCGCGACGACGGCCGGCAACGCGCTCGCCGCATCGGCCGGCGCCGAACGCGCCCCGTACAAGCCGACCTTCTTCGATGCGAAGGAGTGGGCGTTCGTCCAGGCCGCCGTCGACCGGCTGATACCGGCCGACGCCGAAGGCCCCGGCGCGCTCGAATCGGGCGTGCCCGAATTCATCGACCGCCAGATGGAGACGCCGTATGCGCACGGCGCGACGTGGTACATGCAGGGGCCGTTCCAGCAGGGCGTGCCCGAGCTCGGCTACCAGTTGAAGCTCGTGCCGCGCGACATCTACAGGCTCGGCATCGTGGCCGTCAACCGCTATTGCGAGAAGGCTCACGGCAAGGCGTTCGCGGAACTCGACGCGCCGACGCGCGACACCGTGCTCGGCGCGCTGGAGAAGGGCGGCGCACAGATCGACGACGTGCCGCCCGGCGTGTTCTTCGGCCAGTTGCTGCAGAACACGCGCGAAGGCTACTTCTGCGATCCGGTACACGGCGGCAATCGCGACATGGCCGCGTGGAAGATGATCGGCTTTCCGGGGGCGCGCGCGGACTTCATGGATTTCGTCAACCAGAACGGCAAGCCCTATCCGTACGGCCCCGTCTCGATCAACGGGGAGCGCACCTGA
- a CDS encoding RNA 2'-phosphotransferase: MRKDGAIAGRSAIRAQGLKPGARHHVHLSPDIRTALAVGTRYGVPAILEVDAQRMHRQGHTFFVAENGVWLTDAVPAEYLTRIDKPAR; this comes from the coding sequence ATGCGCAAGGATGGCGCGATCGCCGGCCGATCCGCGATTCGGGCGCAAGGGCTGAAACCCGGCGCCCGTCATCACGTGCACCTGTCGCCGGACATCCGGACTGCATTGGCCGTCGGCACGCGCTACGGCGTGCCCGCGATTCTCGAAGTCGATGCGCAGCGCATGCACCGGCAAGGCCACACGTTCTTCGTCGCCGAAAACGGCGTCTGGCTGACCGATGCCGTGCCGGCCGAATACCTCACACGGATCGACAAGCCGGCGCGCTGA
- a CDS encoding DUF3995 domain-containing protein codes for MTGAYFSVPTLCAIALVHVYWAFGGRLGKRAAIPEQDGVPLLRPTAVGTLAVAVALLAGACVVATRAGWLGRNAYPGTIAFAVVAFALIFAVRAVGDFRYVGFFKRIRGSRFARMDTLYYSPLCAALALSLASMFWPW; via the coding sequence ATGACCGGTGCGTATTTCAGCGTGCCGACGCTTTGCGCGATCGCGCTCGTTCACGTCTACTGGGCGTTTGGCGGGCGGCTCGGCAAGCGTGCGGCCATTCCGGAGCAGGACGGCGTGCCGCTGCTGCGGCCGACCGCCGTCGGCACGCTTGCCGTCGCGGTGGCGCTGCTGGCCGGCGCATGCGTGGTCGCCACGCGTGCCGGCTGGCTGGGGCGGAACGCGTATCCCGGCACGATCGCGTTCGCGGTCGTTGCGTTCGCACTGATCTTCGCGGTGCGGGCCGTCGGCGATTTCCGCTATGTCGGCTTTTTCAAGCGGATTCGCGGGTCGCGTTTCGCGCGGATGGACACGCTGTATTACTCGCCGCTTTGCGCGGCGCTCGCGCTGTCCCTCGCGTCGATGTTCTGGCCGTGGTGA
- the ald gene encoding alanine dehydrogenase yields the protein MLIGVPKEIKNHEYRVGLTPASARELTRHGHTVLVQRGAGTAIGLLDNDYTAAGASLCDGADEIFARADMIIKVKEPQLAECAMLRRGQILYTYLHLAPDPEQAAALVKSGAVCIAYETVTGPGGGLPLLAPMSEVAGRMSIQVAATHLESPRGGRGLLMAGVPGVPAAHVVVLGAGVVGTGALQMAVGLGARVTVLDNNVNRLRQLDLVFANRITTVCSNAQTIDEAVRDADVVIGAVLVPGASAPRLVTRDMIATMRTGAVVVDVAIDQGGCFETSHATTHADPTFVVDGVVHYCVANMPGAVARTSTFALNNATLGHALALADKGWKQAMADDPHLRAGLNVCDGRITYEAVALALGLPYVPAAGVLA from the coding sequence ATGCTGATCGGTGTGCCGAAGGAGATCAAGAACCACGAATACCGCGTCGGCCTCACGCCGGCCAGCGCGCGCGAACTCACGCGGCACGGCCACACCGTGCTCGTGCAGCGCGGCGCGGGCACGGCGATCGGCCTGCTCGACAACGACTACACGGCCGCGGGCGCGTCGCTCTGCGACGGCGCCGACGAAATCTTCGCGCGCGCCGACATGATCATCAAGGTCAAGGAGCCGCAGCTGGCCGAATGCGCGATGCTGCGGCGCGGGCAGATTCTCTACACGTACCTGCATCTCGCGCCCGATCCCGAACAGGCGGCCGCGCTCGTGAAGTCCGGCGCCGTCTGCATCGCCTACGAAACCGTGACGGGGCCCGGCGGCGGCCTGCCGCTGCTCGCGCCGATGAGCGAAGTGGCGGGACGCATGTCGATCCAGGTCGCGGCGACCCACCTCGAAAGCCCGCGCGGCGGCCGCGGCCTGCTGATGGCCGGCGTGCCCGGCGTGCCGGCCGCACATGTGGTCGTGCTCGGCGCGGGCGTGGTGGGTACCGGTGCGCTGCAGATGGCGGTCGGCCTCGGCGCGCGCGTCACCGTGCTCGACAACAACGTGAACCGCCTGCGCCAGCTCGACCTCGTCTTCGCCAACCGGATCACGACCGTCTGCTCGAATGCGCAGACGATCGACGAAGCCGTGCGCGATGCCGACGTCGTGATCGGCGCCGTGCTCGTGCCCGGCGCATCGGCGCCGCGGCTCGTCACGCGCGACATGATCGCGACGATGCGCACGGGTGCCGTCGTCGTCGACGTCGCGATCGACCAGGGCGGATGCTTCGAGACATCGCATGCGACAACGCACGCGGACCCGACCTTCGTCGTCGACGGCGTCGTGCACTACTGCGTCGCGAACATGCCCGGCGCGGTCGCGCGCACGTCGACCTTCGCGCTGAACAACGCGACGCTCGGGCATGCGCTCGCGCTCGCCGACAAGGGCTGGAAACAGGCGATGGCCGACGATCCGCATCTGCGCGCGGGCCTGAACGTCTGCGACGGGCGCATCACGTACGAGGCGGTCGCGCTGGCGCTCGGCCTGCCTTATGTGCCGGCCGCCGGCGTGCTCGCATGA